Genomic window (Candidatus Methylomirabilis sp.):
CGAAAGTCCGGTCCTTTGGCGCAAGAAAGACCACCGGTATCTCTTCAGAGATCAGGGCAATGGGTCCGTGTTTCATCTCGCCGGCCGGATACCCCTCGGCGTGGATATAGGAGATCTCCTTGAGCTTCAGGGCTCCCTCCAGCGCGATAGGGTAGTTGATACCGCGACCCAGATAGAGGAAATTCGAGGCGGCGTGGAAGCGCCCGGACAGTTCTTCCAGCGCGGGTCCAAGGGAGAGTACCTGCTCCATCTGCTGCGGCAGGTGGATCAATTCACTGAGCAATTCCTGGGACCTCGCTCCATCAAGGTGTCCCTTGGCCCGGCCAAGGGCCAGAGCCAGCAGGTGCAAGGCGATCAGTTGGGAGGTAAAGGCCTTCGTCGAGGCGACGCCGATCTCTGGGCCGGCGTGGGTATAGAGGACGCCATCGCTTTCGCGACTGAGCGTAGAGCCGACCACGTTGCAGATGGCGAGGGAATGACAGCCGCGGCGACGGGCCTCGCGCATGGAAACCAGGGTATCCAGCGTTTCGCCGGACTGACTGATTATCACGACCAGCGTTCGCTCATCCAGGATCGGATTGCGGTATCGGAACTCGGAGCCGTAGTCCACCTCGACCGAAATACGCGCCAGATCCTCGATGAGGAACTTGCCGACCAGCCCGGCATGCCAGGAGGTCCCGCAGGCGACTAAGACGATCCGATTGATCGTCGACAACCTGCTGTGGAGTGACTCCAACCCTTCCAAGTAAAGCTGACCGCTCTCCAGCGAAAAACGACCCCGAATGGTGTCGCGGATCGCTCTGGGCTGCTCATAAATCTCCTTCAGCATGAAGTGTTTGTATCCGCTCTTCTCGGCCATGATGGGGGTCCAGATGATCTTTTCGACCTTCTTCTGCACCGGCTCTCCGGTCAAGGTTGTCACGGTGACACCGTCATGGGAGAGGACCACCACCTCTTCGTCGTCCAGAAACAGGACATCGCGGGTATGGGAAAGGATGGCGGGAACGTCGGAGGCGATGAAGAACTCTCCGTCACCCAGTCCCACTACCAGTGGGCTGCCATTCCTGGCCGCTACCAGCTTGTGCGGATCGCCTCGCCAGAGGATCCCAAGGGCATAGGTCCCAACCACGTTGGTCAGGGCGCGCCGTACGGCCGTCTCCAGGTCTTTCGTCTCCTGAAGTTGCGCCTCGATCAGGTGGGCGACCACCTCGGTATCGGTATCGGACGTGAAGTGGTGTCCCTCCCGCTGGAGCTTTTCTTTCAGGGCCAGGTAGTTCTCGATGATACCGTTGTGGACGACGACCAGATCACCGGTACAATCGCTATGGGGATGGGCGTTCTCTTCGGTGGGTCGGCCGTGGGTAGCCCAGCGCGTATGGCCGAGACCGACCTCTCCGGAGAGATCACGACCCCACAGGGCATTTTCTAACTCTTTAATCTTACCCACGCTGCGATACAGGGCGATCCGATTTTGTTGGAGGATAGCCAGACCGGCCGAGTCGTAGCCCCTGTACTCCAGGCGCTTGAGTCCCTCCAAGAGGACCGGGACGACCTTCTTATGCCCGACATACCCCACGATTCCGCACATCGCGCTACCCCTTCCGTTCTTTAGACCGAAATGTTGCAGCGAAGCCGGTCTTATTGACCTGCTGGGCTCGGCCAAACGCCAGCGCATTGGCCGGCACATCCTCTGTGATGGTCGATCCGGCGGCAATGATGGCGCCTCGGCCCACCGAGATCGGCGCCACGAGGCTCGCATTGCTGCCTACAAACACATCGTCTTCGATCACGGTCTGATGTTTGGTAAAACCGTCATAGTTACAGGTGATCGTCCCGGCGCCGATGTTGACACGCTCTCCGATGCTGGTGTCGCCGATGTAGCTCAGGTGTGGGATCTTGGACTCTTCACCGATGACCGACTTCTTGACCTCCACGAAGTTTCCGACCTTGACTCGTTGCCGAAGCGTAGCCTGCGGCCTCAGGTGTGCGTAGGGCCCGACCTGGCACCCGTCACCGATTTGACTCTCCTGGATAATGCACCCATCCAGGATTACGGTATCGTCGCCGACCGTCGAATTACGGATTCGGCAGCCTGAGTGGATCGTAGTTCCTTCACCAATCACGGTCTGCCCTTCAAGGGTGACGTTCGGATAGAGGATCGAATCGGGACCGATCCTGACGAACGGGCCAATGTAGGCATGCGCAGGGTCGAGGATGGTGACCCCCTCGGCGAGCAGCCGCAGGGCGGCTCTTCGCCAAAGAAGACGATGGATCTCAGCCAAATCGGCGCGGGTATTGACCCCTCGCACCTCGTCGGGGTCTGAGGCTCGGCAAGCCTGCACGCCCCCATCACGATCTCGCAGCAGCGCGATGGCGTCTGGAAGGTAGAGTTCGCCCTTGACGGCAGAAGGGCGAATCGCCTGGAGGGCATCGAAGAGCGCAAGCGCGGAAAAGCAGTAGACTCCGGCGTTGATTTCATGGAGTTGCCGCTCCTGTGGCGTGGCCTCCAGTTCCTCAACGATTCGCAGGAGTTCCCCTCTCGCGGATCGGACGATCCGCCCGTATCCGGTTGGTTCAGCCACCTCAGCCGTCAGTACGGTGGCCAGCGCGCGGGCCTCGCGGTGCGCCTGCAGGAGGCCGTCGAGGGTTGCTGAGGTGAGGAGCGGCGTATCCCCGGACACGACCAACAGATCGCCATCGAAGCCGGTGAGGGCCTCCCGGGTGTACAACAGGGCATGAGCCGTCCCGCGCTGTTCCGGTTGACAAACGAATTCGACGGCCTCGTCCGCCAGCGCCTCTTCCACGCTGTCGGCCTGATAGCCGACGATCACCAAGGTTCGCTTCGCCCGGAAAGACCGACACGCTTCGACGACATAGGCGATCATCGGCATGCCAGCCACCAGATGCGTCACCTTCGGCAATTTCGAGCGCATTCTGGTCCCTTGGCCGGCAGCCAGGATCACTGTGCAGAGATCGTTCACGCGCTAAGACCTCTCCCCAGACTCTGGGTTATAATCTTCATGATGCTATCACACCCTTCCAATGGCTGCAAAATCGATCACGCAGATGAGTTGAGTAAGGTCACAGCCACGGTCATGGTGAGTCGCCAGGGTCGAACTGGTGACCTCACAGTCGTGCCTCCTGTTTCCCGAGCGCGCGCAGGGCTGCCGAGACGACAAAGAGAGAGCCGGTGACGACAACGGCATCCTCCGGATCGGTCACTGCCTTGGCCAGGGCGATCGCCTCGGCCACGTCTTCCAGGATCTCGATCTTCGGACAGAAGCGTTCGGCCTCCGGCAGACGATGCGGATCAGCGGCGCGCTCGCTCTCCGGACGCGTGAGGACGACCCGCTTGGCCAGCGGCCCCAACTCTCGCAGCATCGCGATCCAGTTCTTATCCTGAAGTACGCCGAACACCAGAGTCACGCGACCGGCAAACCGCTGTTCCTCGAGAAAGGCCCGCAGCGCGATCGCGCCCGCCGGGTTGTGGGCGCCATCCAGGATCACAAGGGGCCGGCCGGGAAAAAGCTGGAGACGGCCAGACCATTGTGTCCGGCGTAATCCTTTGCGAATCGAATTCTCCGAAATGGTTGCGCCGACAGTCCGAAGAAGTCGAATCGCTGCAAGGGCAGCGACCGCATTGATCACCTGATGCCGGCCGAGCAGACTGATGTCGAGGGTTTCGGTGGGCCGCCCTTTTTCGCCGACGCTGAATTGCTGACCGGAGAGATCTGACTGGTGAACCCGCCAGTCGTATGCACTCCGGACATCGAAAAGTGTTACGCCACACTTTTGACATGCGTCGGTGATGACGGCCAGTGCCTCGGGGGCATCAACGGCAGTGACGACCCGCGTTCCTTCTTTGATGATCCCTGCCTTCTCTGCGGCGATCGCACCGAGTGTCTGTCCAAGATACTCTTCATGCTCCAAGGCGATATTAGTGATCACCGCCACTTGGGCGTCGATGACGTTGGTGGCATCGAACCGGCCTCCCATTCCGACCTCCACCACCGCGTAGTCCACCTGGCTGCGAACGAAGTGCATGAAGGCAAGGACCGTTGCGACCTCAAAGAAGGTGGGGTGGGCAACAGGGTTGGGAGTTGGGGGTTGGAGGTTAGGGATTGGGAAGAGATCGGCGATGACATGTCGAAGTTCATCGGTGAGGGCGGCGACGTCGGTCTCCGCGATGGCCAGACCGTCTACCTGGATCCGCTCCGTAAACTCCAGGAGATGCGGCGAGGTGTAGAGCCCGACCCGATAACCGGCAGCTTTCAGGATCGACGCGAGAAAGGCGGCAGTGGACCCTTTACCGTTAGTCCCGCCGACCAGGATAGACGGAAACTGACGGTGCGGATTGCCAACTGCTTCAAGAAGCCGTTGGATATTCTCGAGACCCAGCTTTACACCGTAACGCTGGAGCCCGTAAAGATAGGCAATTGCCTGGGAATAGGTCATGCGGCCACCTACGCTGAATGGTTCCCTTCAGTGGCCTACCAAAGCGGGGAGTCCGGATAGCGCCGAGCCAGCCAGCGGTCACATCCAAAGGAGCGACCAGCCCGCGTGAGGAAGACTACCACCAGCCCGGCCATAAACGCCTGGTCCGAAGTAGTGGCCGGCGACCCGCCCCCCTTGGCCAAATAGAAGTTGAGTGTCATCAAGATCCCCACGAGTGCAGCCGGGCGCGTCAAGAGCCCAAGCAGGAGCGCCAGGCCGCCCAGGATCATCCCCCAGGTGACCAACCAGGCAAAGAGCTGATAATGGGGAATCGCCACACCGGTCAGGAACGGCTTATACCAGCCAAACGCCCCGGTGGTCTTGGTCGTAAGCCACTTCTCCAGCGCGTCTGAACCGGTAAAACCGCCGGTTAACTTTCCGAGGCCATCTTGGAAGAAGTAGTAGCCGAAAAAGATGCGCAGGAGCGCGACCTGCCAGAGCTTTGTTTCTGTCTGCCAGTTGCCCTTCGGCTTGGTCACCGATGCTCCCTATGCGCTCCCACGCTGCAGCTTCTCAACCTCGAAGACCCTAATACTATCCTCCTCACGGATTGAGAGGAGTTTCAGGCCGACGCCGGCCAGTAACGATTCGAAGATCGCGGTCGCAAACTGGAATCGCTCGGCGTCAAACGCGAATTCCACTCGCTCGCCAGGCTGAAGCTCCTCGGCATGGAATCGAAAGATACCCTTTAAGTAGGTAATGATATCCGCGCTACACGTGGGAGCCCGGACAACAATGCGCTGCATCGACCTGTCCTCGACTACGATTGGGGATCAGAGGCTCACGCTAGAGCTTTTTCCGCATCAGGTACCAGCGATCGGCGCCTGCCTTGGCGCGCTTGTCGGCCTCATCGATCGTTTGCGGCGGCGGAATGATCACATCCTGGCCAGGCTGCCAGTCGACCGGGCAGGCAACCCCGTACTTGTCGACGGTCTGGAGCGCCTTCAGGCTCCGCAGGATCTCGTCGATGTTTCGTCCGAATGGGATCGGATAGTACATGGCGAAACGGACGATCCCCTCGGGGTCGATGAAGAAGACGCCGCGGACGGTGAGGCCGACCTCAGGGTTGATCAGGTCGTAGAGGTTGGCTACGACCTTCTCGGGGTCGGCGACCACCGGGAAGTCGATCTTGACCTTGGCCGACTCTTCCATGTGGCGGAGCCACTCGATATGCGAGTAGATGCTATCCACGCTCAGGCCGATCACCTCGCACCCGAGGTCCTTGAATTCCTTGTGTCGCTTGGCAAACTGGATGAACTCCGTCGTACAGACCGGCGTAAAGTCTGCGGGGTGAGCAAAGAGTAGGACCCACTTGCCGCGGAACTGCGACAGGGTGATGGGACCCTTTGTGGTATTGGCAGTGAAATCCGGTGCCTTCGATCCGATCTTGACCATGGTGACCTCCTTTCAGACTGAGTTCATAGCATCGTCGGTATCGAGTCTTGCGTCCCTCGCTCCAAACGGCCCAACTATCGTACACTCGGAATGTTGGTTCAACACTATTGTAATCGATAGTTCGCCGCGCGCGAACAACGATTTTTTCGCTATGCGGATTAATCTGTACTCACTCTTCCGGTCGTCCGCTCAGTTTCTTCAGGATCTTTGAGATATAAACCACGAGCGCACAGCCGATTGGAAAAAGGCACTCGTTGGCGGTGCGGGAGACGAGCACGGGTACCGGCGGCGTCTGGGGCGCGGCCTGGACGAAGAGCGCCACCATCGTGCCCCCGAACACGACGCCCACAGCGAGCCCCGTCGCGAGGTGCGCCGACAATCCTCCCCACGGCTTTTTCGCGACCCAGTCGAGCATGAGGCCGAAACTGCCATACTGGAATCCCTTGAGAATGGCGATCAGAATGAGCGATGGGCCGGGGCCGGCGTCTGCCGCGACCGCGAGCGCCTCCTTCGCGCCGTCGTGCAGCGAGCGCGCAACCATGAACGCGAGGGGCGCAGCGAACAGGCCCGCAAGTCCCATCACCGGCCCCCGCGCCTTCTTCACCGTAGCGCCGATGGCCAGGCCCACGCACACGATGGTCGACCAGGACACCTTCTGGACGAGATCAGCCAGGACCGGGTTCGCGCCCTTCAGCGTCCCAAAGCCGGCCGCGAGCGCGACGAGAACGGCTTCCATCGTGAGGCCCAGCAGCACCGCCAGCCATCCCACGTACAGAAGCGCCTTCAAGGCGTTGAAGGACTTCTCCGTTTCTACTCCCATCTTTATGATCTCGCCGCCTCAGCTTGTCGTTCAGCTCATCGATCCAGCGGTATTGGAACTCCTTGTAGGTAATTAACGGCTGGTCCTTTCGGCCTTCTGGGTCTGCTCGACTCGCGCGATGAGTCGGAGCGCATGGGGCATAAAAGAGAGCAGGGCAGGAAGGCCTTCTCGGCTCTCCCGTCTAGGACGGAACAGGCAACGGGCAGGCGTTCGACCGATGCCGTCCTGCTCCCGCGGTGCCGAGGGTACGGGGCGTATAAAAGCCTGTCAAGGAGAAAGTGGGTGACGGCGGGAGGAGGCAACCGGCCGTTAGGCATGTGGACTTAGAGGTGGCGCAGAGTGAGACTCACCACATCGTTAGAGAGGCTGTACTACCAAGATGCCAGGAGTGAGTTATCCGTTGAGAGGAAGGTGCCAGCTTGCTGAGGAGAGGGCTAGACAGTGCACATTACGGGGGTGTAATCTGCATCACACTCGGTAGTCAGACGCGGTTGCCCGTACGCAACGCCAACTTACACTCTGGCGCCTCGCGCGCGGCTCCCAGGGGCATCAAGATGCTCACTTTGACCGGTGCTGAACGACGAGTTGAGCCGCCGAGGTACGAGGTCGGCTCGAACGGCTTGTTGGGCAGACATGCCAAGCCGAGTTTTGGCATTTCAGCAACGTGAGTCCTGGGCCGCCAGCCGCACCGCATCCCGCTATGGCTGTTCCTGAGCCATAACCGTTCTCCAAAAGCCTTATGACTCAATGACTCTACTGCACGCCCTTGCTATTCAAGTTTACAATCCAATTCACGATCCGTTCATCCGGAGAGCCGTATTCTGGTTCGTTCCTGACTGTCCGGGTTTGTGGAGGGTCTTTGCTGATAATTGACGCTTTTCCAATCGCGACCTTATCGGGCCAAGCTGCGACATAGATATCTA
Coding sequences:
- the glmS gene encoding glutamine--fructose-6-phosphate transaminase (isomerizing); the protein is MCGIVGYVGHKKVVPVLLEGLKRLEYRGYDSAGLAILQQNRIALYRSVGKIKELENALWGRDLSGEVGLGHTRWATHGRPTEENAHPHSDCTGDLVVVHNGIIENYLALKEKLQREGHHFTSDTDTEVVAHLIEAQLQETKDLETAVRRALTNVVGTYALGILWRGDPHKLVAARNGSPLVVGLGDGEFFIASDVPAILSHTRDVLFLDDEEVVVLSHDGVTVTTLTGEPVQKKVEKIIWTPIMAEKSGYKHFMLKEIYEQPRAIRDTIRGRFSLESGQLYLEGLESLHSRLSTINRIVLVACGTSWHAGLVGKFLIEDLARISVEVDYGSEFRYRNPILDERTLVVIISQSGETLDTLVSMREARRRGCHSLAICNVVGSTLSRESDGVLYTHAGPEIGVASTKAFTSQLIALHLLALALGRAKGHLDGARSQELLSELIHLPQQMEQVLSLGPALEELSGRFHAASNFLYLGRGINYPIALEGALKLKEISYIHAEGYPAGEMKHGPIALISEEIPVVFLAPKDRTFEKVLGNIEEVKTRNGIVIALSDETDSRLMAKADHLLSIPHTSPHLMPLLLVVPLQLLAYHIAVRKGCDVDQPRNLAKSVTVE
- the glmU gene encoding bifunctional UDP-N-acetylglucosamine diphosphorylase/glucosamine-1-phosphate N-acetyltransferase GlmU, which codes for MNDLCTVILAAGQGTRMRSKLPKVTHLVAGMPMIAYVVEACRSFRAKRTLVIVGYQADSVEEALADEAVEFVCQPEQRGTAHALLYTREALTGFDGDLLVVSGDTPLLTSATLDGLLQAHREARALATVLTAEVAEPTGYGRIVRSARGELLRIVEELEATPQERQLHEINAGVYCFSALALFDALQAIRPSAVKGELYLPDAIALLRDRDGGVQACRASDPDEVRGVNTRADLAEIHRLLWRRAALRLLAEGVTILDPAHAYIGPFVRIGPDSILYPNVTLEGQTVIGEGTTIHSGCRIRNSTVGDDTVILDGCIIQESQIGDGCQVGPYAHLRPQATLRQRVKVGNFVEVKKSVIGEESKIPHLSYIGDTSIGERVNIGAGTITCNYDGFTKHQTVIEDDVFVGSNASLVAPISVGRGAIIAAGSTITEDVPANALAFGRAQQVNKTGFAATFRSKERKG
- a CDS encoding folylpolyglutamate synthase/dihydrofolate synthase family protein — its product is MTYSQAIAYLYGLQRYGVKLGLENIQRLLEAVGNPHRQFPSILVGGTNGKGSTAAFLASILKAAGYRVGLYTSPHLLEFTERIQVDGLAIAETDVAALTDELRHVIADLFPIPNLQPPTPNPVAHPTFFEVATVLAFMHFVRSQVDYAVVEVGMGGRFDATNVIDAQVAVITNIALEHEEYLGQTLGAIAAEKAGIIKEGTRVVTAVDAPEALAVITDACQKCGVTLFDVRSAYDWRVHQSDLSGQQFSVGEKGRPTETLDISLLGRHQVINAVAALAAIRLLRTVGATISENSIRKGLRRTQWSGRLQLFPGRPLVILDGAHNPAGAIALRAFLEEQRFAGRVTLVFGVLQDKNWIAMLRELGPLAKRVVLTRPESERAADPHRLPEAERFCPKIEILEDVAEAIALAKAVTDPEDAVVVTGSLFVVSAALRALGKQEARL
- a CDS encoding DoxX family protein, which codes for MTKPKGNWQTETKLWQVALLRIFFGYYFFQDGLGKLTGGFTGSDALEKWLTTKTTGAFGWYKPFLTGVAIPHYQLFAWLVTWGMILGGLALLLGLLTRPAALVGILMTLNFYLAKGGGSPATTSDQAFMAGLVVVFLTRAGRSFGCDRWLARRYPDSPLW
- a CDS encoding peroxiredoxin; the encoded protein is MVKIGSKAPDFTANTTKGPITLSQFRGKWVLLFAHPADFTPVCTTEFIQFAKRHKEFKDLGCEVIGLSVDSIYSHIEWLRHMEESAKVKIDFPVVADPEKVVANLYDLINPEVGLTVRGVFFIDPEGIVRFAMYYPIPFGRNIDEILRSLKALQTVDKYGVACPVDWQPGQDVIIPPPQTIDEADKRAKAGADRWYLMRKKL